From the Candidatus Poribacteria bacterium genome, the window TAACAAATCTGTGACCGTTTACGCTTCACGTTTCACGCATCACGTTCCGTAAATCCTGATTCAGACATTCATTCTACAAATAGCATGTTAACCAACACCAAAAAGGAGAATCAAATATGAAACTTAGACCGAATCGAGTTAAGCACAAATTGGCTGAAGGTAGCACCGCCTATGTGGCTGGTGGCATGACCCACCCAGACGACATTGATGCCTTTGGTCCAGCCGGCTTCGACGGCGTTTGGCTGGAAGGCGAACATGGTCCCGTGGATGCCGCCGAACTCGGCAACCTCACCCGTGCCTGCGATATCTGGGGGATGACCTCTGTGGTTCGCATCAATCAGAATGATCAGGGGTTGATCTATCGCACCCTCGATAGAGGTGCTCAAGGCATTGTCGTCCCGCACGTCAACACGAAGGAAGAGGCACAGAACCTAGTCGATGGCGGTAAGTTCGCACCTATCGGCTACCGGGGCATGTATACCAGTCGTCAGGGATTCGCAGTTCCTGATTATGTTCAAGTTGCCAACGATGAGACGCTGCTAATTATTCTGATTGAGGACATCGTGGCTGTCAGAAACCTCGACGAGATTNNNNNNNNNNNNNNNNNNNNNNNNNNNN encodes:
- a CDS encoding siderophore biosynthesis protein SbnG, whose product is MKLRPNRVKHKLAEGSTAYVAGGMTHPDDIDAFGPAGFDGVWLEGEHGPVDAAELGNLTRACDIWGMTSVVRINQNDQGLIYRTLDRGAQGIVVPHVNTKEEAQNLVDGGKFAPIGYRGMYTSRQGFAVPDYVQVANDETLLIILIEDIVAVRNLDEI